A stretch of bacterium DNA encodes these proteins:
- the folB gene encoding dihydroneopterin aldolase yields the protein MTRDHIRIRGMIFHAYHGCEQDERTNGQRFEVDLDLVFDAAPAAASDRLKDTIDVRQVYREVQNIVTNDRFYLIETLGEHIAQRILQSFPVGSVTVAVRKPFAPLGGLTDGTEIEITRARP from the coding sequence ATGACCAGAGATCACATTCGCATTCGCGGCATGATTTTTCATGCCTATCACGGTTGTGAACAAGATGAGCGCACCAACGGCCAACGGTTCGAAGTGGACCTGGATCTGGTTTTCGACGCAGCGCCTGCGGCGGCCAGCGACCGCCTCAAAGACACCATCGACGTTCGCCAGGTTTACCGCGAGGTACAGAATATCGTGACCAATGATCGCTTTTATTTGATCGAGACCCTGGGCGAACACATCGCTCAACGTATACTGCAGAGTTTTCCGGTAGGATCAGTGACTGTGGCGGTGCGCAAGCCGTTCGCCCCGCTGGGGGGGCTGACCGATGGGACGGAAATTGAAATCACGCGCGCTCGCCCGTAA
- a CDS encoding arylamine N-acetyltransferase has translation MNEVLLNPGNHAYAVRRFTEYFGIQPAAADGERLVKILRAFAEIPYENISKIIKLNRYFLTFDRLRLPEEVIEDFLRHHLGGTCFSLSFFLYCILQHSGFQAHIVMADMHRRPNVHCALIVLLREALYLIDPGYLLTQPMRVHPDKTRMYRAPHSGVELKFDGASGRYQLYTFDRQTIKFRYTFFTDPTPLPEFAHHWLASFYQPGMHGLCLTRRVQDQLVYLHNDYLQVAGLDGKNTRHVKINYEQVVGQLFEIDPTWVERAQEALAVNKTLERVHGFYQPKGRTDYEAR, from the coding sequence ATGAATGAGGTCTTACTAAATCCCGGCAACCATGCCTATGCCGTACGCCGGTTTACGGAGTACTTTGGCATCCAACCCGCGGCTGCCGACGGCGAACGGCTGGTTAAAATTCTGCGGGCGTTTGCCGAGATCCCCTATGAGAACATCAGCAAGATCATCAAACTGAACAGATATTTCCTGACTTTTGATCGCCTGCGCCTGCCGGAAGAGGTGATCGAGGATTTCCTGCGCCATCATCTCGGCGGAACCTGTTTTTCTCTCAGCTTTTTTCTTTATTGCATTCTCCAGCATTCGGGATTTCAAGCCCACATCGTAATGGCGGACATGCACCGCCGTCCGAATGTGCATTGTGCACTGATCGTGTTGCTGCGGGAGGCGCTCTATCTGATTGACCCCGGCTATCTGCTCACCCAGCCGATGCGTGTTCATCCGGACAAAACACGGATGTACCGGGCGCCGCACAGCGGTGTGGAATTGAAATTCGACGGCGCAAGCGGCCGCTATCAGCTTTACACGTTTGACCGGCAGACGATCAAATTCCGCTATACATTTTTTACCGATCCCACCCCTTTGCCGGAATTCGCTCATCACTGGCTGGCTTCGTTCTATCAACCCGGTATGCACGGACTCTGCCTTACGCGCAGAGTGCAGGATCAATTAGTCTATCTACATAATGATTATCTACAAGTCGCCGGACTGGACGGCAAGAACACCCGCCACGTCAAAATCAACTACGAGCAGGTAGTGGGACAGCTGTTCGAGATCGATCCTACATGGGTGGAGCGCGCACAGGAAGCGCTGGCGGTTAACAAGACGCTGGAGCGTGTGCACGGATTCTATCAACCGAAAGGGCGAACGGACTATGAAGCCCGATGA
- a CDS encoding T9SS type A sorting domain-containing protein — translation MLKHRLPGGIFLLLLGFSSTVHASADHTVPVSQKMTPVLQPTADASLPSSPLLQPPPRVLGVSPRLMLIGDSITEGRGATDSIGFRKILYQLLQSAGLSPDFVGSSGEAPYEGHFKGGSKIWEFSAGGSMDVASDMDRYHPTVAAMHLGTNGFTTNIEPMITLVNYLLTWRHEKGQYLQYIVVSQIIPRKGEDSLVVVFNTRLAKMVQDFQKGHLTGRSEPVYLCDHFTRFLENPLWAATNAAVLMADDLHPNTRGHEVMAHAYMDVLAPLISGTPRWFTDATWRFGLAGLDHYYGGQGMALADLNNDGKDELYLSRIAASSKQNRHSLYASGDTLPYPESATAWQVKDAGNGRGVVFFDMDSDGDLDLFNAHSPGQNVLLENVNHQSFRDVTSSRGIESSSEETTSVLAFDVEGDGDLDLFVLNKRAPNELYLNDSKGYFTRRDRGCNDVRESSSVERQSAAACDFDLDGDVDLYVVKRFAANRLYVNDGAGAFTDRAAALGVNLNHKGNGVYWSDLDNDGDSDLLITVSDISGDADPLLRVYENTGGTFTDVSAAVAIPMNGYSILLADFDNDGRQDILTSGESQAGALYRNDGGLRFTRVDDTGAEVFAGDVRAASAWDADNDGDMDAFFHRSDAFSVLKQNTLTSANHFLKITAKGRSGLSGGFGAKLWCYRRGELGNPAALLGYREIVSASGHLTQPSPTQHFGLGSETRVDLLALFADGTLRSLCDLAADQSITIEPELAPVSSGVPAQLLVEAGGAQSAVVGHMLNDPLTVKLVDANHRPVANVRVDFTVLSGDGQLIEPAAPSGALWLEPELGGLSGAMRWCYDDQCSGGGLIMRSPLGGSAGFDTLRFQVTQAADYYLWLRLKNPELSPIALSVKMDGNGAETMAVPHTAGWRWQRFALANTDRLYALSSGVHVLLVRWDAGALQIDRALFTMDAYYTPVALGEQNNDDLSATDKNGLAWRQLQLGKSAGSLVIQAKAPHYPAVSAALFTVTALADKPFSLVKISGDNQVASKKGERLAEPLTVAVHDAFGNGVSARPVRFSVLSGGGTLTPADGQILTDAYGQASVFLTVGGSSSLQQVIVATDSVTNSPVSFQATVTGMATELRLYNWTMQTDTVNRVLSKPLQLFVLNDSSKPVVAFPVRFHAWGGGHVSASQSASSDTTITLYTNAEGMVQAWWQLSTRAGEQKITAEAPGLINSPVTATALALAARPVSLLPVSGDHQQAQVATALKTPFQVRVLDGYNNPVSAQTVLFHVKTGDGHFNGSPQVTAVSNANGLAAAQFTVGTKAGINLYTVEVSAAFSVAPAVFWASATAGPAAGFTAVSATQLSGVLGALLQSPIQVAVTDSYKNPVPGFQVQFAVVKGDGVFSNGAQSLTAATDEQGIAAAHYRVGTKAGSDSQWIEAMAAGLNPSSYLFRISAVADRPASLTPASSQIQVGSIHSQLAEPFTVRVTDGHDNPVPGHPVQFTVLSPTGTLQGQRSQTVLSDSFGLAKVYLVLAAERGDSVYVVEATRDFDKVPLLNSPVRFYASTPMTVPARLFPITNPNQWLTGYAHQELDEPVTVQVIDESGLGVGRVAVIFTVTAGTGVFLPDSVKTLHVVSDANGLAQARWVLGEAGMNNKVSAAAFYGATELGNSPVIYSAAAQEVSMRMELISAPVPTGMVFTALAEMVQVKITDMNGAAVSGHPVRFAVAKGGGLLTATLDSVQNTVTNSQGIAAAGWRLGTKAGQATQQLLITALNDAGAPVAGSPLTVTALALPDVPDQAQSALTASSPAYTGSATGSAITLIVKDRHGNTVAQCPVGLTGSGLVATITPAEGLTDSSGIFRALAFSSVSGSWTVVARDRNDGKTLGQPANVQFVKLTAKEMVSIGALNKTGIVADTLAERIHVQVLDEIGKGLGNSPVEFIVKEGDAEFLIDGAEVVNYQVLENLDKMLEILTDQNGEARIRLLLGTHSGVIRVTVRVKNTALQLAYQVKLLAGAPARLDKISGDQQTGVAGHRLNQPLQVRLFDQYGNGIAGHALQFATSSDGTFTPNGLMITDSLGNAQVLWQLGRESGLQQTTVSAQDLKQTVLFVAQATANSSPTLQLQDRYVITEGRPFTLAIPVQDAEMDSIIVTMVNPPAGSTLQGATFSWTPDFSQAGLHPVQFIATDHLGAGQMKEVILEVLSSNRPPVVLLEQTMPRERDLGAIRTGGAVIDFIVQATDPDADQLFYSWLVNGVIRATGNKYRFQADGFGNGDYSIRAVISDGVDTTSVLWRVRLITAVQVSAFTGGFQPYTGVRLQWKTRAERDNLGFYVLRSTSAEGPFATVSPLIQSNADGRYEWTDTSDLEAMRYFYRLQDQTVDGRCSEHEVVQVAIPRPTHFEIAQNYPNPFNSSTVIAFQLPIAEPVTLQIYDVSGRLVVTLLDGRMAPGYHKAAWNARNRLDQEVAGGVYHCVLSTPTLRTAKKMILLR, via the coding sequence ATGCTGAAACACCGATTACCAGGCGGGATTTTTTTACTTTTATTGGGTTTTTCGTCCACTGTTCATGCTTCAGCGGATCATACTGTGCCTGTATCGCAAAAGATGACGCCGGTTTTGCAGCCGACGGCGGACGCGTCTTTGCCAAGTTCGCCGCTGCTTCAACCGCCGCCCAGGGTTCTTGGCGTTTCTCCGCGCCTGATGCTGATTGGGGATTCCATTACCGAGGGGCGTGGTGCAACCGATTCCATCGGGTTCCGTAAAATATTGTATCAGCTGTTGCAGTCGGCGGGTCTTTCCCCGGATTTTGTCGGCAGTTCCGGCGAAGCGCCCTATGAGGGCCATTTCAAGGGCGGCAGCAAGATTTGGGAATTTTCCGCCGGCGGGTCCATGGATGTCGCATCGGATATGGACAGATATCATCCTACGGTGGCAGCCATGCATCTGGGCACCAATGGATTCACCACCAACATCGAGCCCATGATCACGCTGGTGAATTATCTGTTGACCTGGCGCCACGAAAAGGGACAATATCTGCAGTACATCGTCGTCAGCCAGATCATCCCCAGAAAAGGGGAGGACAGTCTGGTGGTGGTATTCAATACACGGCTCGCAAAGATGGTCCAGGATTTTCAAAAAGGACATCTCACCGGCCGGTCGGAACCGGTGTATCTGTGCGATCATTTCACGCGGTTTTTGGAAAATCCTTTGTGGGCTGCCACCAATGCCGCAGTCCTCATGGCTGATGATCTGCATCCCAACACGCGCGGTCATGAAGTGATGGCGCATGCGTATATGGATGTGTTGGCGCCGCTGATCTCGGGCACGCCGCGGTGGTTCACCGATGCCACCTGGCGTTTCGGCCTAGCGGGGCTTGATCATTATTACGGTGGTCAGGGAATGGCGCTGGCGGATCTCAACAACGACGGCAAGGATGAACTGTATCTCAGCCGGATTGCCGCCTCCTCTAAACAGAACCGGCATTCCTTATATGCCAGCGGGGATACACTCCCATATCCGGAATCCGCAACAGCTTGGCAGGTCAAGGATGCGGGCAACGGCCGGGGAGTGGTGTTCTTTGATATGGACAGCGATGGCGATCTGGATCTGTTCAACGCTCATTCCCCAGGACAGAACGTTCTGCTCGAAAACGTGAACCATCAATCGTTTCGCGACGTGACCTCCAGCCGCGGCATCGAGTCCTCTTCCGAAGAAACCACCTCGGTGTTGGCCTTCGATGTGGAAGGCGATGGCGACCTGGATCTGTTTGTGCTCAACAAGCGAGCACCCAACGAATTGTATCTGAACGACAGCAAGGGGTATTTCACGCGCAGAGACCGCGGCTGCAATGATGTCCGTGAATCCAGCAGTGTGGAACGCCAGAGCGCGGCGGCGTGCGATTTCGATCTCGACGGCGATGTGGATCTCTATGTGGTCAAACGTTTCGCCGCCAACCGGCTCTACGTCAATGACGGCGCCGGCGCTTTTACCGACCGCGCCGCCGCGCTGGGCGTCAATCTGAACCACAAAGGCAACGGCGTCTACTGGAGCGATTTGGACAATGACGGGGATTCCGACCTGCTGATCACCGTATCCGACATCAGCGGCGACGCCGATCCGCTGCTGCGCGTGTACGAGAACACCGGCGGCACTTTTACCGACGTCAGCGCCGCAGTCGCCATTCCGATGAATGGATATTCAATTCTTCTCGCCGACTTTGACAACGACGGCCGGCAGGACATTCTCACCAGCGGAGAATCGCAAGCGGGCGCCCTGTATCGCAACGACGGCGGCCTGCGGTTCACTCGAGTCGACGACACCGGCGCCGAAGTGTTCGCCGGCGACGTGCGCGCTGCCTCTGCCTGGGATGCGGATAATGACGGCGATATGGATGCATTCTTTCACCGTTCCGACGCATTCAGCGTGTTGAAGCAGAATACGCTTACCAGTGCCAATCACTTTCTCAAAATCACGGCCAAAGGCCGCTCCGGCCTTTCCGGAGGATTTGGCGCCAAACTCTGGTGCTATCGCCGCGGTGAACTCGGCAATCCTGCAGCTCTGCTGGGTTATCGTGAGATCGTCTCCGCCTCCGGTCATCTCACCCAACCGTCTCCCACCCAGCACTTCGGTCTAGGCAGTGAAACCCGCGTCGATCTGCTGGCGCTTTTTGCCGACGGCACTCTGCGCAGCTTGTGCGATCTGGCCGCAGACCAATCCATCACCATCGAACCCGAGCTTGCCCCGGTTTCCAGTGGCGTGCCCGCTCAGCTGCTGGTCGAGGCGGGCGGGGCTCAGTCGGCGGTGGTGGGCCACATGCTGAACGATCCGCTCACGGTCAAACTGGTCGACGCAAACCATCGCCCGGTGGCGAATGTGCGGGTGGATTTCACTGTGCTTTCCGGCGACGGTCAGTTGATCGAGCCGGCCGCGCCATCCGGCGCCCTCTGGTTAGAGCCGGAGCTGGGAGGCTTGTCCGGCGCAATGCGCTGGTGTTACGATGATCAATGCAGCGGCGGCGGACTGATCATGCGTTCTCCGCTTGGCGGCAGCGCCGGTTTCGATACGCTGCGCTTTCAGGTCACTCAGGCCGCGGATTATTATCTCTGGCTGCGGCTGAAGAATCCGGAGTTGTCGCCGATCGCCCTGTCCGTGAAAATGGATGGCAACGGCGCAGAAACGATGGCCGTACCTCATACGGCAGGCTGGCGGTGGCAGCGGTTCGCTCTCGCGAACACCGATCGCCTTTATGCGCTCAGCAGCGGCGTCCATGTCCTGCTGGTGCGCTGGGACGCCGGAGCGCTGCAGATCGATCGGGCGCTGTTCACCATGGATGCCTACTATACGCCTGTGGCGCTGGGTGAGCAGAACAACGATGATCTTTCAGCCACGGATAAAAACGGTCTGGCCTGGCGTCAGTTGCAGTTGGGAAAAAGCGCCGGCTCCCTGGTCATTCAGGCCAAAGCGCCGCACTATCCTGCAGTGTCGGCAGCGCTGTTCACAGTCACTGCGTTGGCCGATAAACCCTTCAGCCTGGTCAAGATTTCCGGCGACAATCAGGTCGCGAGTAAAAAAGGAGAAAGGCTGGCTGAACCGCTGACCGTCGCAGTGCATGACGCTTTCGGCAATGGCGTGAGCGCACGCCCGGTTCGTTTCAGCGTGCTCTCCGGCGGCGGTACCCTGACTCCTGCGGACGGACAGATCCTGACCGACGCCTATGGTCAGGCTTCTGTTTTTCTCACCGTAGGCGGCTCCTCCAGCCTGCAGCAGGTCATCGTTGCAACCGACAGCGTGACCAACTCGCCGGTCTCGTTTCAGGCCACGGTCACCGGCATGGCAACCGAGCTGCGCCTGTACAATTGGACCATGCAAACCGACACGGTGAACCGCGTGCTGAGCAAGCCCCTGCAGCTTTTTGTGCTTAACGACAGCAGTAAGCCAGTCGTCGCTTTCCCGGTCCGTTTCCACGCCTGGGGCGGTGGACATGTTTCCGCCAGCCAGAGCGCAAGCAGCGATACAACCATCACGCTCTACACCAATGCAGAGGGCATGGTGCAGGCCTGGTGGCAATTGTCCACACGGGCCGGCGAACAAAAAATCACTGCGGAAGCACCGGGACTGATCAACTCTCCGGTCACGGCTACGGCTTTGGCGCTGGCCGCTCGTCCGGTTTCTCTTCTGCCGGTTTCCGGCGATCATCAGCAAGCTCAGGTGGCCACGGCTTTGAAAACGCCTTTTCAGGTGCGGGTTTTGGATGGTTATAACAATCCGGTCTCCGCACAAACCGTGTTGTTTCATGTCAAAACCGGTGACGGTCATTTCAACGGCAGCCCTCAGGTTACAGCAGTTTCGAATGCGAATGGGCTGGCGGCTGCGCAATTTACTGTGGGTACCAAGGCGGGGATCAACCTCTATACCGTGGAGGTCAGCGCTGCGTTCAGCGTCGCCCCGGCGGTTTTTTGGGCCAGCGCTACCGCCGGCCCTGCAGCTGGATTCACTGCGGTTTCCGCGACCCAACTAAGCGGCGTTCTTGGTGCGCTCTTGCAGAGCCCAATTCAAGTGGCTGTGACCGACAGCTACAAAAATCCCGTGCCAGGATTTCAGGTGCAATTTGCCGTGGTGAAAGGCGATGGCGTTTTTTCCAACGGCGCCCAGTCGCTGACCGCTGCGACAGATGAGCAGGGGATCGCCGCCGCCCACTATCGGGTCGGCACAAAGGCCGGCAGCGACAGCCAATGGATTGAGGCCATGGCCGCTGGCCTGAATCCCAGCAGTTATCTTTTCCGCATTTCAGCGGTTGCCGATCGACCGGCTTCGTTGACACCGGCATCCAGCCAGATCCAAGTCGGTTCGATTCACTCCCAGCTGGCGGAGCCGTTTACTGTCCGCGTGACTGATGGACACGACAATCCCGTTCCAGGTCATCCAGTGCAATTTACGGTTCTCAGTCCCACCGGCACTTTGCAGGGTCAGCGCAGCCAAACAGTGCTTTCTGATTCATTTGGATTGGCAAAGGTCTATCTGGTGCTGGCTGCAGAACGGGGCGACTCGGTTTATGTAGTGGAAGCAACGAGGGATTTCGATAAAGTCCCGCTGCTCAACAGTCCGGTGCGGTTCTATGCCTCTACGCCGATGACCGTCCCAGCCCGATTGTTTCCTATAACGAATCCGAACCAATGGTTGACCGGCTATGCCCATCAGGAGCTTGATGAACCGGTGACGGTTCAGGTCATCGATGAGAGCGGATTGGGTGTCGGCCGGGTTGCGGTGATTTTCACAGTGACTGCCGGGACCGGCGTTTTTCTTCCGGATAGCGTAAAGACTTTGCACGTTGTGAGTGATGCGAACGGCCTGGCGCAGGCGCGCTGGGTTTTGGGTGAAGCAGGCATGAACAACAAGGTATCCGCAGCCGCCTTTTACGGCGCCACTGAATTGGGTAATTCGCCGGTCATCTATTCGGCAGCGGCTCAGGAGGTCAGCATGCGGATGGAGCTGATTTCTGCGCCTGTTCCCACGGGAATGGTCTTTACGGCTCTCGCTGAAATGGTCCAGGTAAAGATCACGGATATGAACGGCGCAGCGGTCTCCGGTCATCCGGTTCGGTTTGCTGTGGCAAAAGGAGGGGGGCTCCTGACCGCCACGTTAGACAGCGTTCAAAATACAGTGACGAACAGCCAGGGGATCGCAGCGGCCGGATGGCGGTTGGGCACTAAAGCAGGCCAAGCCACTCAACAGCTGCTGATCACCGCGCTTAACGATGCCGGCGCACCGGTGGCCGGGTCGCCGTTGACCGTGACCGCCCTGGCCCTGCCGGATGTTCCGGATCAAGCTCAATCCGCGCTCACCGCTTCTTCTCCGGCCTACACCGGCAGCGCCACCGGCAGCGCCATCACGCTTATCGTCAAAGACCGTCATGGCAACACGGTTGCTCAATGTCCGGTCGGTTTGACTGGAAGCGGCCTCGTTGCGACGATTACACCTGCAGAAGGATTGACCGATTCGAGCGGCATTTTTCGTGCACTAGCTTTTAGCAGCGTTAGCGGCTCATGGACTGTCGTGGCCCGTGACCGGAACGACGGAAAAACCCTGGGTCAGCCGGCCAACGTGCAATTCGTCAAGCTGACGGCCAAGGAGATGGTCTCTATCGGCGCTTTGAATAAAACCGGCATTGTGGCCGACACCCTGGCTGAGCGAATCCATGTGCAGGTTTTGGACGAAATCGGTAAAGGCCTGGGTAACAGTCCGGTGGAATTTATCGTCAAAGAGGGCGATGCAGAGTTTCTCATCGACGGTGCTGAGGTGGTCAATTATCAAGTGCTGGAAAATCTGGACAAAATGCTCGAGATCTTGACCGACCAAAACGGCGAGGCCAGAATCCGGCTGCTGCTCGGAACGCACAGCGGGGTCATTCGCGTGACGGTTCGGGTGAAGAACACCGCTCTGCAATTGGCTTATCAGGTGAAGCTCTTGGCCGGCGCGCCCGCCCGTCTGGACAAAATCAGCGGCGACCAGCAAACCGGAGTGGCCGGCCATCGCCTGAATCAGCCGTTGCAGGTGCGGTTGTTTGATCAATACGGCAATGGAATTGCCGGCCATGCGCTGCAGTTCGCAACCTCCAGCGATGGAACTTTTACACCCAACGGCCTCATGATCACCGATTCACTGGGTAACGCCCAGGTGTTGTGGCAACTCGGCCGCGAGAGCGGCCTACAGCAGACCACGGTCAGTGCGCAGGATTTGAAACAGACCGTTCTGTTCGTCGCCCAGGCCACAGCCAATTCCAGCCCCACCCTGCAGCTGCAAGATCGATACGTGATTACTGAGGGGCGCCCCTTTACGCTGGCGATACCGGTTCAGGACGCCGAGATGGATTCCATTATTGTGACAATGGTGAATCCCCCAGCGGGCAGCACGCTGCAGGGCGCCACTTTCAGTTGGACCCCGGATTTTTCCCAGGCCGGGCTCCACCCGGTCCAATTCATCGCCACAGATCATCTGGGCGCAGGGCAGATGAAAGAGGTTATTCTTGAGGTGCTGTCCTCTAATCGTCCGCCTGTCGTACTTTTGGAACAAACGATGCCGCGGGAGCGCGATCTCGGCGCCATCAGGACCGGCGGAGCGGTGATCGATTTTATCGTTCAGGCTACGGACCCGGATGCTGATCAGCTGTTCTACAGCTGGCTGGTCAACGGCGTGATCAGAGCTACTGGCAACAAATACCGATTCCAGGCCGACGGCTTTGGCAACGGTGATTATTCGATTCGGGCTGTTATCTCTGACGGCGTGGACACCACCAGCGTCCTCTGGCGGGTGCGCCTCATTACGGCCGTTCAGGTGAGCGCTTTCACCGGCGGTTTTCAGCCCTATACGGGCGTACGCCTGCAGTGGAAGACGCGAGCGGAGAGAGACAATCTTGGCTTTTATGTGCTCCGATCCACAAGTGCGGAGGGCCCCTTTGCAACCGTGAGCCCCTTGATCCAGAGCAATGCGGATGGCCGCTATGAATGGACCGACACTTCTGATCTGGAGGCGATGCGCTATTTCTACCGCCTGCAAGATCAAACCGTGGACGGCCGCTGCAGTGAACATGAGGTCGTTCAGGTGGCCATTCCCCGGCCAACCCATTTTGAAATAGCGCAAAACTATCCCAACCCCTTTAACAGTTCGACCGTCATCGCCTTTCAGCTGCCCATCGCCGAACCGGTGACGCTGCAAATATACGACGTCAGCGGACGACTGGTGGTCACTCTGCTCGACGGGCGGATGGCCCCAGGCTATCACAAGGCCGCCTGGAACGCGCGCAATCGTCTGGATCAGGAGGTGGCCGGAGGCGTTTACCACTGCGTTTTGTCCACACCCACCCTGCGAACAGCGAAAAAAATGATCCTGCTGCGCTGA
- the folK gene encoding 2-amino-4-hydroxy-6-hydroxymethyldihydropteridine diphosphokinase, whose amino-acid sequence MGRKLKSRALARNASGEGIAHISMGSNLGDRLYYLCAAVRRLTAAADIQLQALSSVYETEPVGKGDQADFLNAVVQILTSLPPRRLLDHLLQVEGQLGRRRGERWGPRTIDLDLLNMTNEVSNDPDLVLPHPRLTGRRFVLLPFAEIAPEWLLPGFGKTIAQLLSACADPHRVKLYLTSTEFRRRIQTI is encoded by the coding sequence ATGGGACGGAAATTGAAATCACGCGCGCTCGCCCGTAACGCGAGCGGCGAGGGCATCGCCCACATCAGCATGGGCTCGAATCTGGGCGATCGCCTGTACTATCTTTGTGCAGCGGTCCGGCGATTGACGGCGGCAGCCGACATCCAGCTGCAGGCCCTGTCCAGCGTTTACGAGACGGAACCGGTGGGCAAGGGCGATCAAGCCGATTTTCTGAACGCGGTTGTGCAGATACTAACATCATTGCCGCCGCGGCGGCTTTTGGACCATCTGCTTCAAGTGGAAGGGCAACTGGGGCGGCGGCGCGGCGAGCGCTGGGGCCCTCGCACGATTGATTTGGATCTGCTGAACATGACAAACGAGGTGAGCAACGATCCGGATTTGGTTCTTCCGCATCCGCGCTTGACCGGCCGTCGGTTTGTCCTTTTGCCGTTTGCGGAAATAGCGCCGGAGTGGCTGTTGCCGGGGTTCGGGAAAACGATCGCGCAGCTTTTATCTGCCTGTGCGGATCCTCATCGCGTTAAGTTGTATCTGACCTCAACGGAGTTTCGTCGAAGGATTCAAACGATATGA
- a CDS encoding deoxynucleoside kinase: MMPKYICIEGVIGAGKTSMARLLGERMNARVIYEKPEENPFLADFYKDPARYAFQVQLFFLLSRYRQQQESLQPDLFQPATVSDYLFAKDRISAHLNLEDRELFLYDRVAGLLERDILKPDLVVYLQSSVERLMANIQKRGRSYEKEISEEYIRSLNEAYNRFFFHYTDTPLLVVNSALIDFVNNREHLDELVNQILRPHSGIEYYSPAR, translated from the coding sequence ATGATGCCTAAATACATTTGTATCGAGGGCGTGATCGGCGCCGGCAAGACCAGCATGGCTCGATTGCTGGGGGAGCGGATGAATGCGCGGGTGATTTATGAAAAACCGGAAGAGAATCCTTTTCTCGCGGACTTTTACAAAGACCCGGCGCGCTATGCGTTCCAAGTGCAGCTGTTTTTTCTCCTCAGCCGCTATCGTCAGCAGCAGGAGAGTCTGCAGCCCGATTTGTTCCAACCAGCCACAGTGTCGGATTATCTTTTTGCCAAGGACCGCATCTCTGCGCATCTGAACCTGGAGGACCGGGAGCTGTTTCTCTACGACCGGGTGGCGGGATTGTTGGAGCGGGATATCCTGAAACCCGATCTGGTCGTCTATCTGCAATCCTCGGTCGAACGGTTGATGGCCAACATCCAAAAACGCGGGCGCTCGTACGAAAAAGAGATCTCAGAGGAATATATCCGCTCTTTGAACGAAGCCTACAATCGTTTTTTCTTTCATTACACCGATACGCCCCTGTTGGTCGTCAACAGCGCCTTGATCGATTTTGTCAACAACCGCGAACATCTGGATGAACTGGTGAATCAGATTTTGCGGCCCCATTCCGGGATCGAATATTATTCGCCCGCTCGCTGA